One window from the genome of Mucilaginibacter ginsenosidivorans encodes:
- a CDS encoding glycoside hydrolase family 9 protein yields MLKRIYFSALISFLLSAGIAAAQVPADSATQQIRLNQIGFYPNGPKTAIILSGVTGYYTVKTTGGKQVFKGRLKRCDEPALNGKYTSVADFSAFNKPGKYVLEVKGLGDSYSFEISKSIHDQVAKALIKAYYFQRVSVSLPEKYASKWARAEGHPDDKVLVHASAASAERPEGTVIASPRGWYDAGDYNKYIVNSGISIYTLLSLYEDFPAYTKTVKLNTPESGNGIPDLLNECLWNIRWMLTMQDPNDGGVYHKLTNAQFDKMVMPDKATTTRYVVQKSTAAALDFAAVMAQSARVFKQFPKQLPGLADSCLAAAKQAWDWAQKNRDVIYNQNVINQKFEPKIVTGEYGDRYVSDEFIWAASELFVTTGDDRYTKAVNIIPDDKMPLPSWSQVRLLGYYSILRNSGNLKSSFPGLDKLKKNLISFADDLTKGWDSTAYQTVMQTKRSNFIWGSNAVAANEGVALLQAYKLTHDKKFLDAALSNLDYLLGRNGTGYSFVTGFGSKPPMHPHHRPSISDGIAEPVPGLLTGGPNPGMQDHIKVPSTVPDEAYIDNDQAYAVNEIAINWNAPMAYLANAIEALQSQLK; encoded by the coding sequence ATGTTAAAACGAATATACTTTTCAGCACTGATATCATTTCTGCTGAGCGCAGGCATTGCTGCCGCGCAAGTTCCTGCTGACAGCGCCACGCAGCAAATACGCCTAAACCAAATTGGTTTTTATCCAAATGGCCCAAAAACAGCCATTATTTTAAGCGGGGTCACGGGCTATTACACCGTAAAAACTACAGGCGGCAAGCAGGTATTTAAAGGCAGGTTAAAAAGATGTGATGAACCTGCGCTTAACGGGAAATATACCTCTGTTGCTGATTTTTCGGCATTTAATAAACCGGGAAAATATGTATTAGAGGTAAAAGGTTTAGGCGACTCTTACTCATTTGAGATCAGTAAATCTATACATGACCAGGTAGCGAAAGCCCTCATCAAAGCATACTACTTTCAACGTGTCTCGGTATCATTACCGGAAAAATACGCCAGCAAATGGGCGAGGGCAGAAGGGCACCCGGACGATAAAGTGCTTGTGCATGCATCGGCTGCAAGTGCCGAACGGCCCGAAGGAACGGTAATAGCCTCGCCGCGCGGCTGGTATGATGCGGGAGACTACAATAAATATATTGTGAACAGCGGTATTTCTATTTATACCTTATTGTCGCTTTACGAGGATTTTCCGGCCTATACAAAGACAGTAAAACTTAATACACCGGAAAGCGGGAATGGAATACCCGATCTGTTGAACGAGTGTTTGTGGAATATCCGCTGGATGCTTACCATGCAGGATCCTAATGACGGCGGCGTTTATCATAAACTGACTAATGCCCAGTTCGATAAGATGGTTATGCCCGATAAAGCGACAACCACCCGCTATGTTGTTCAAAAAAGTACGGCGGCGGCGTTAGATTTTGCCGCTGTGATGGCGCAATCGGCAAGAGTATTTAAGCAGTTTCCAAAACAATTGCCCGGCCTGGCCGATTCGTGCCTGGCAGCCGCAAAACAGGCCTGGGACTGGGCGCAAAAAAATCGGGATGTTATTTACAACCAGAATGTTATCAATCAAAAGTTTGAGCCGAAAATAGTAACCGGCGAATATGGCGACCGGTATGTAAGCGATGAGTTTATCTGGGCTGCCTCAGAGTTGTTTGTGACGACCGGTGACGATCGATATACAAAAGCTGTAAACATCATTCCTGATGATAAAATGCCCTTACCAAGCTGGAGCCAGGTGCGTTTGTTGGGATATTATTCCATCCTCCGAAATAGCGGTAACCTAAAGAGCAGCTTCCCGGGTCTGGATAAATTAAAAAAGAACCTGATCAGCTTTGCTGACGACCTTACAAAAGGATGGGACAGTACTGCTTACCAAACCGTAATGCAAACAAAACGGTCGAATTTTATTTGGGGGAGCAATGCGGTTGCGGCAAATGAAGGTGTCGCGCTTTTACAGGCTTATAAACTCACCCATGATAAAAAATTCCTTGACGCCGCGTTATCGAATCTCGATTATTTATTGGGACGGAACGGAACCGGGTATTCTTTTGTAACCGGCTTCGGAAGTAAACCCCCCATGCACCCGCACCACCGGCCATCCATTTCCGATGGGATCGCGGAGCCGGTACCCGGCCTTCTTACTGGGGGCCCTAATCCGGGTATGCAGGATCATATAAAAGTGCCATCGACTGTGCCTGACGAGGCTTATATCGATAATGACCAGGCTTATGCGGTTAATGAAATTGCCATAAACTGGAATGCGCCAATGGCTTACCTGGCAAACGCCATAGAAGCATTGCAAAGTCAATTAAAATAA
- a CDS encoding glycoside hydrolase family 53 protein, which yields MKKVLLASVALGLLLSSCSKKSGNDVHTNPPVYKAPVVAAGFAKGADISWVTQMESSGVKFYDKSGAQKDLFALLKSLGFTSIRLRAWVNPSDGWCNTADVVAKAKRAQNAGMKIMIDFHYSDSWADPGKQPKPAAWTGLDFATLVTTLHDYTVATMNTLKTNGITPDWAQVGNEVDDGMLWEDGRASAHMANFAALVEAGYQAVKSVSSTTKVIVHVSNGFDNDLFRYLFDGLKNNGAHWDIIGMSLYPSTTNYTTLDTQCQSNINDMVARYGTPVMLCEIGMQANQPGISRDFLTDIITKVNAISNNNGLGVFYWEPEAYNWQGYGLGAFDNTGKPTIALDAFSN from the coding sequence ATGAAAAAAGTGTTGCTGGCCTCTGTGGCCCTTGGTTTATTGCTGTCGTCGTGTTCAAAAAAAAGCGGTAACGATGTGCATACCAATCCGCCTGTTTATAAAGCCCCCGTTGTTGCTGCCGGTTTTGCCAAAGGAGCGGATATAAGCTGGGTTACCCAGATGGAATCATCGGGCGTTAAATTTTACGATAAATCGGGCGCACAAAAGGATTTGTTTGCCTTACTTAAAAGCCTCGGGTTTACTTCCATCAGGCTACGGGCCTGGGTAAACCCATCGGATGGCTGGTGCAATACCGCTGATGTGGTAGCTAAAGCCAAACGGGCGCAAAACGCCGGGATGAAGATCATGATCGATTTTCATTACAGCGACAGCTGGGCCGATCCGGGTAAACAACCTAAGCCGGCTGCATGGACGGGTCTTGACTTTGCTACCCTGGTAACAACGTTGCACGATTACACCGTGGCTACCATGAATACCCTAAAAACCAACGGTATTACACCGGATTGGGCACAGGTTGGCAACGAAGTTGACGATGGCATGCTTTGGGAGGACGGACGGGCTTCTGCGCACATGGCCAATTTCGCGGCGCTGGTTGAAGCCGGGTACCAGGCTGTTAAATCGGTAAGCAGTACGACCAAGGTGATCGTACACGTGTCCAATGGCTTCGACAACGACCTGTTCCGCTACCTGTTTGATGGTTTGAAAAATAACGGGGCGCATTGGGACATTATCGGGATGTCCTTATATCCTTCGACAACCAATTACACCACGCTTGATACGCAGTGTCAAAGTAATATCAATGATATGGTAGCGCGGTACGGAACACCGGTAATGTTATGTGAAATTGGGATGCAAGCCAACCAGCCAGGTATATCGCGCGACTTCCTGACGGATATTATCACTAAAGTAAATGCGATCTCCAATAACAACGGTTTGGGTGTGTTTTACTGGGAACCGGAAGCCTACAACTGGCAGGGATATGGCCTCGGTGCGTTTGACAACACCGGCAAGCCGACTATAGCGCTTGATGCCTTTTCAAATTAA
- a CDS encoding DUF3667 domain-containing protein — protein MKKHYRKENNCLNCGTTLQGKFCHNCGQENLEIKENFGHMMAHTISDYFHFDHQFFHTLKPLLFKPGYLTNEYTAGRRTQYLHPVKMYIFISLIYFILFFKTGHDVVKVKDTGATPPKSGQNTDSVKKAIAASRFIPEATKKEIRKDIDKDNAAEPKGLEDGDAHGPNKWFHPTTHDTSYVQYLANQQKLPAAQKDGVLIRLWNKKVYGYLERYGSLARETFVEEVQHNAPKMMFLLLPLFALILRVAFWKNKKFYVEHLIFSFHFHCFLFLFLTILMSLQVILPASWDPVMQWVMLFATLYILWYAHHALKVVYKRSWFRTTTKLIGMSTMYFMSFAFCITLLFLVTTII, from the coding sequence ATGAAAAAGCATTACCGCAAAGAAAATAACTGTTTGAACTGCGGTACTACGCTCCAGGGTAAATTCTGTCATAATTGCGGGCAGGAGAACCTGGAAATAAAGGAAAACTTCGGCCACATGATGGCCCATACCATCAGCGATTATTTCCATTTCGACCACCAGTTTTTTCACACGCTAAAACCGCTGCTTTTTAAGCCGGGTTACCTTACCAATGAATATACCGCAGGCAGGCGAACACAATACCTGCACCCGGTAAAGATGTATATTTTTATCAGCCTTATTTATTTCATTTTATTCTTTAAAACGGGGCACGACGTGGTAAAGGTGAAGGATACCGGGGCAACACCTCCAAAATCGGGACAAAATACCGATTCGGTAAAAAAAGCCATTGCTGCTAGCCGATTTATACCTGAGGCGACAAAAAAAGAAATAAGAAAGGACATTGATAAAGATAATGCTGCCGAACCAAAAGGTTTAGAGGATGGCGATGCCCACGGGCCAAATAAGTGGTTCCATCCTACAACCCACGACACTTCGTATGTGCAATACCTGGCTAACCAGCAGAAATTACCCGCTGCCCAAAAGGATGGGGTTCTTATAAGGTTATGGAACAAAAAGGTTTATGGTTACCTGGAAAGATACGGCTCGTTGGCAAGGGAGACATTTGTTGAAGAAGTTCAGCATAACGCCCCAAAAATGATGTTTTTATTGCTCCCTTTATTTGCTTTGATATTGCGGGTAGCTTTTTGGAAAAATAAAAAGTTTTATGTCGAGCACCTCATCTTTTCCTTTCACTTCCATTGTTTCCTGTTTTTATTTTTAACGATACTGATGTCGTTGCAGGTCATTCTTCCGGCAAGCTGGGACCCGGTAATGCAATGGGTAATGCTTTTTGCAACCCTGTATATCCTCTGGTATGCTCACCATGCGCTAAAGGTAGTTTATAAGCGCAGCTGGTTCCGCACAACCACCAAACTCATCGGCATGAGCACTATGTATTTCATGTCATTTGCGTTTTGCATCACGCTGTTGTTCCTGGTAACTACCATTATTTAA
- a CDS encoding nucleoside permease translates to MNIKLRLTLMNFMQYFVWGAWLLTIGAYWFQNKHWSGAQFGAIFSTMGISSIFMPALTGIIADRWINAEKLYGIMHILGALSLLSLPLVTNPNAFFWVMLLNMVFYMPTISLSITVAYSALKRENIDVVKEYPPIRTWGTVGFIVALWVVSLTHSETTANQFYISSGVAFALGVYAFTLPKCPPLYTKVNNRSFVDVLGLRAFTLFGTPRFAVFFAFSMLLGAALQLTNAYGDTFLHDFKNIPQYASLTTVKYPAIIMSISQVSETLFILAIPFFLRKFGIKYVMLFSMLAWVLRFGLFAFGNPADGLWMIILSCIVYGMAFDFFNISGSLFVETQTTPEIRGSAQGLFMMMVNGFGAVFGSVTSGLVIDKFFTMHDQSKNWHGIWLTFAAYALVIACIFPFVFRYKHNAALKHAIEHA, encoded by the coding sequence ATGAATATTAAGCTTCGCTTAACGCTGATGAACTTTATGCAATATTTTGTGTGGGGTGCGTGGCTTCTAACTATTGGCGCATATTGGTTTCAAAACAAGCATTGGTCGGGGGCACAGTTCGGTGCAATATTCTCAACCATGGGCATATCATCCATCTTTATGCCGGCATTAACCGGTATCATAGCGGACAGGTGGATCAATGCCGAAAAACTATACGGCATTATGCATATCCTGGGCGCTTTATCGTTATTGTCGCTACCCTTGGTAACCAATCCAAATGCTTTTTTTTGGGTGATGCTGCTCAATATGGTTTTTTATATGCCAACCATATCGTTATCGATAACTGTAGCGTATTCGGCGTTAAAAAGAGAAAATATCGATGTCGTAAAAGAATATCCGCCCATACGGACCTGGGGTACAGTGGGATTTATTGTGGCATTATGGGTGGTCAGTCTTACCCATAGCGAAACCACGGCTAACCAATTTTATATTTCATCAGGGGTAGCATTTGCATTAGGGGTTTATGCGTTTACGCTTCCAAAATGCCCTCCGCTCTACACTAAAGTCAATAACCGGTCGTTTGTGGATGTATTAGGCTTACGGGCGTTCACATTATTCGGCACCCCCCGCTTTGCGGTCTTCTTTGCTTTTTCGATGCTGCTGGGGGCAGCCTTGCAGCTTACTAATGCCTACGGCGATACTTTTCTTCACGATTTTAAAAACATACCCCAATATGCCAGTCTCACAACCGTAAAATACCCGGCTATTATCATGTCGATATCCCAGGTTTCAGAGACGCTTTTTATCCTGGCTATTCCCTTCTTTCTGCGTAAATTCGGTATCAAATATGTAATGCTTTTCAGTATGCTGGCCTGGGTGTTGCGGTTTGGCCTCTTTGCGTTCGGTAACCCGGCCGACGGGCTATGGATGATCATCCTGTCCTGTATCGTTTATGGTATGGCTTTCGACTTCTTTAACATTTCCGGCTCGCTATTTGTCGAGACGCAAACAACGCCCGAGATACGCGGCAGCGCCCAGGGATTATTTATGATGATGGTGAACGGCTTCGGCGCCGTATTCGGCAGTGTTACCAGCGGGCTGGTTATCGATAAGTTTTTCACGATGCACGATCAAAGCAAAAACTGGCACGGTATCTGGCTCACGTTTGCCGCTTATGCTTTGGTAATTGCCTGCATATTCCCTTTTGTGTTCAGGTATAAACACAACGCCGCGTTGAAACATGCTATTGAACATGCCTGA
- a CDS encoding bifunctional nuclease family protein, with amino-acid sequence MKKIKLDIVGLSYSQTQSGAYALVLGEVNGRRRLPIIIGSFEAQAIAIEIEKMTPSRPLTHDLFKNFAQAFDITIQEIIIYNLVDGIFYSKLLCSDGKKSIEIDARTSDAIAMAVRFDCPIYTYEFILSSAGIVIEGNDFVYLENMADAATEEKAVSSSATGYASLSNDELKSKLQEALSEEAYEKAAKIRDELNRRKAS; translated from the coding sequence ATGAAAAAAATTAAACTGGATATAGTGGGCCTCTCCTACAGCCAAACACAATCCGGCGCATACGCTTTGGTTTTGGGCGAAGTAAATGGCCGCCGCCGGTTGCCGATCATCATTGGAAGCTTTGAGGCGCAGGCCATTGCTATTGAGATCGAAAAAATGACGCCGAGCAGGCCCCTCACCCACGATCTGTTCAAAAATTTCGCCCAGGCTTTTGATATCACCATACAGGAGATCATCATTTATAACCTGGTCGACGGGATATTTTACTCGAAACTCCTCTGCTCCGACGGCAAAAAATCTATCGAGATAGATGCCCGTACTTCTGACGCCATAGCCATGGCCGTCCGGTTCGATTGTCCTATTTATACTTACGAATTTATACTGTCGAGCGCGGGTATCGTTATCGAAGGAAACGATTTTGTCTATCTCGAAAATATGGCCGACGCCGCAACTGAAGAAAAGGCGGTTTCTTCGTCAGCTACGGGTTATGCTTCGCTCAGCAACGATGAGTTGAAAAGCAAACTGCAGGAAGCCTTATCCGAAGAAGCTTACGAAAAAGCCGCAAAAATACGCGACGAACTTAACCGCAGGAAAGCTTCTTAA
- a CDS encoding electron transfer flavoprotein subunit alpha/FixB family protein, producing MPVLTYAENAGGKFKKSTFEAVSYARAIADQTNTSLTAISIGDVSADELNALGKYGADKVLNVSNDQLKQFVNQAYASVIADAAAKEGANIVVLSNSFSGRGLSPRIGVKLQAGIADGAVALPEISGDKFTVKKTAFSGKAFATVQLTSVNKVIALVPNSYKVVEKQTAGKVEDFNADIKQSDLKAIIKEIVQATDKVSLPDAEIVVSGGRGLKGPENWGMIEELAGLLGAATACSKPVSDADWRPHSEHVGQTGIAISPNLYIAVGISGAIQHLAGVSSSKVIVVINKDPEAPFFKVADYGIVGDAFEVVPKLIAAVKEYKATV from the coding sequence ATGCCAGTTTTAACGTATGCAGAAAATGCCGGCGGTAAGTTCAAAAAATCGACTTTTGAAGCTGTATCCTACGCCCGGGCAATTGCTGATCAAACCAATACCAGCCTTACAGCTATTTCCATTGGCGATGTAAGCGCGGATGAATTAAATGCTTTAGGAAAGTACGGAGCAGATAAAGTTTTAAATGTTTCTAACGATCAGTTAAAGCAATTTGTTAACCAGGCCTATGCTTCTGTTATTGCCGATGCTGCTGCAAAAGAAGGTGCAAATATTGTTGTTCTGTCCAATTCATTTTCGGGGCGGGGGCTTTCGCCGCGTATCGGGGTTAAGCTGCAGGCCGGCATTGCCGATGGCGCCGTAGCGTTACCAGAGATATCGGGCGATAAATTCACCGTTAAGAAAACTGCTTTTTCGGGCAAGGCTTTTGCTACTGTACAGCTAACTTCGGTTAACAAGGTTATTGCTCTTGTACCAAACTCTTATAAAGTTGTCGAAAAGCAGACAGCAGGAAAGGTTGAAGATTTTAATGCCGACATTAAACAGTCTGATCTTAAGGCTATAATCAAAGAAATTGTACAGGCTACGGATAAAGTTTCATTGCCCGATGCCGAGATAGTAGTATCTGGTGGGCGCGGTTTAAAAGGCCCCGAGAATTGGGGCATGATAGAAGAACTGGCCGGTTTGCTGGGCGCGGCCACCGCTTGCTCAAAACCGGTTTCCGATGCCGATTGGCGTCCCCACAGCGAACATGTTGGACAAACCGGCATAGCTATCAGTCCAAATTTGTATATTGCGGTCGGAATTTCAGGGGCTATACAACACCTTGCAGGTGTAAGCTCGTCAAAAGTTATCGTCGTTATCAACAAAGATCCCGAAGCGCCGTTTTTTAAGGTGGCAGACTACGGAATTGTTGGCGACGCTTTTGAAGTAGTACCAAAATTGATAGCAGCGGTAAAAGAATATAAAGCTACGGTATAA
- a CDS encoding electron transfer flavoprotein subunit beta/FixA family protein, translating into MKILVCISNVPDTTTKITFTDNNTQFNTNGVQFILNPYDEIALSRAIELTEGGKGTITVINVGEVATEATIRKALAIGADDAVRINAKPHDAWFVSYQIADYVKQNAFDLILAGRESIDYNGSKVAGMLGELLDIPSVSIIKKLDIDGDKGIVEREIEGGKEILVIPFPFVAGAAEGVAEPKIPNMRGIMSARTKPLNVIEPVEVKVTSEILNYETPAPRGQVKLIAVDDSASLIGLLHTEARVI; encoded by the coding sequence ATGAAGATACTGGTATGCATCAGTAATGTCCCTGATACGACGACAAAAATAACTTTTACTGATAACAACACGCAATTTAATACGAACGGTGTACAATTTATCCTGAATCCTTACGATGAGATAGCGCTTTCGCGCGCTATTGAGCTTACCGAAGGCGGTAAAGGTACCATCACCGTTATCAATGTGGGCGAAGTTGCTACCGAGGCCACTATCCGAAAGGCCCTGGCCATAGGGGCCGATGATGCGGTGCGCATCAATGCCAAACCGCACGATGCCTGGTTTGTGTCTTATCAGATAGCCGACTATGTAAAACAAAATGCGTTCGACCTTATCCTGGCCGGGCGCGAATCCATCGACTACAATGGCTCCAAAGTTGCCGGGATGCTGGGCGAATTGCTTGATATCCCTTCGGTGTCCATTATCAAAAAATTGGATATTGACGGTGATAAGGGTATTGTGGAACGTGAAATTGAGGGTGGCAAGGAGATACTGGTTATCCCCTTCCCTTTTGTAGCCGGAGCGGCCGAGGGCGTTGCCGAACCTAAAATACCCAATATGCGTGGTATCATGTCGGCACGTACAAAGCCATTAAATGTGATTGAACCTGTAGAAGTTAAGGTTACTTCGGAAATATTAAACTACGAAACGCCTGCGCCACGCGGCCAGGTAAAATTGATAGCGGTCGATGATAGTGCCAGCCTCATTGGCCTGTTGCACACCGAAGCACGCGTTATCTGA
- a CDS encoding heme biosynthesis protein HemY, with product MQESRLEKLLEFLKNEPNDEFLQYALATEYLRLNNTGKALEYYEKLVTDHPGYVGTYYHLGKLYEALNRKNDAIKIYERGMEAAQKKRDNHAFAELKVVYQEATGVDDDDY from the coding sequence ATGCAGGAAAGCCGTTTAGAAAAGTTACTTGAGTTTCTGAAAAACGAACCCAACGACGAGTTTTTACAATACGCCCTGGCTACGGAATACCTGCGGCTGAACAATACCGGAAAGGCACTGGAATATTACGAAAAACTAGTGACCGATCACCCGGGCTATGTGGGCACTTATTATCACCTGGGTAAATTGTACGAGGCATTGAACCGGAAAAACGATGCCATAAAAATATACGAGCGTGGTATGGAAGCGGCGCAAAAAAAACGCGACAACCATGCCTTTGCCGAATTAAAAGTAGTTTACCAGGAAGCGACGGGGGTTGATGATGACGACTATTGA
- the chrA gene encoding chromate efflux transporter, which translates to MRKRQLLFLRDVLIYTFTAFGGPQAHIAILLREFVEKRRYITEQELLELNALAQILPGPSSTQTLVGIAWKVGGLRLAIITFLIWVFPSAAIMCLAAISYKMWLTHSKFADVLRFVQPMAVGIVAYATYTFAIKFLKTNVSIVLAIGSLIATLILRNAYAFPILILLGGIISSALETQPQEDEIRVKLFANVNPKKVTYFIGILLVFAALGAVINQASPLSLPIRLFENFYRNGILIFGGGQVLVPLMFTEFVEVKHYLTNSEFLSGFALQQALPGPTFSFTSFIGSMTLGNKGFGVGGQIIGSIVAVIGINLPGFILILFIVPFWEDLKKITRIRNSLSGISAAAVGFMATALIMLTIPFGLHWEAYGLMAGTFLLLTFTKIKTPVVIIIGVVLGLIF; encoded by the coding sequence ATGAGAAAACGCCAGCTCTTATTTCTTCGCGATGTATTGATCTATACGTTTACGGCGTTCGGCGGGCCGCAGGCGCATATTGCTATTTTGCTCCGTGAGTTTGTTGAAAAAAGGCGTTATATTACCGAACAGGAATTATTGGAGCTGAATGCGCTTGCCCAAATATTGCCCGGCCCATCGTCAACACAAACCCTGGTAGGCATAGCTTGGAAAGTGGGGGGTCTTCGCCTGGCGATCATCACCTTTTTGATATGGGTATTTCCGTCGGCCGCTATTATGTGCCTGGCGGCCATCAGCTACAAAATGTGGCTCACACACAGCAAATTTGCAGATGTGCTCCGTTTTGTGCAACCAATGGCGGTAGGCATAGTGGCTTATGCAACTTATACATTTGCTATCAAATTTTTGAAAACAAACGTTTCTATCGTCCTGGCTATAGGCTCGTTGATAGCTACGCTGATCTTGAGGAACGCCTACGCGTTTCCGATCTTGATCCTGCTGGGTGGTATTATTTCATCGGCGCTGGAAACGCAACCGCAGGAAGATGAGATACGCGTAAAACTTTTTGCCAATGTGAACCCTAAAAAGGTGACCTATTTTATTGGCATTCTGCTGGTTTTTGCGGCATTGGGCGCCGTTATTAACCAGGCATCGCCATTAAGTCTGCCTATACGCCTGTTCGAAAACTTTTACCGCAACGGAATACTGATATTTGGTGGCGGACAAGTTCTGGTACCGCTGATGTTCACCGAATTTGTGGAAGTGAAGCATTACCTCACCAATTCCGAATTTCTCTCGGGCTTTGCGCTGCAGCAGGCCTTACCGGGGCCTACATTTTCCTTTACCTCGTTTATCGGCAGTATGACCCTGGGGAATAAGGGTTTCGGCGTTGGCGGGCAGATCATCGGCAGTATTGTTGCAGTTATTGGTATTAACTTACCCGGTTTTATCCTGATCCTGTTTATCGTGCCGTTTTGGGAGGACCTGAAGAAGATAACCCGCATCCGCAATTCATTAAGTGGTATCAGTGCTGCCGCCGTGGGGTTTATGGCTACGGCTTTGATCATGCTTACCATACCGTTCGGCCTGCATTGGGAAGCCTATGGTTTAATGGCCGGTACTTTCCTGCTGCTTACATTTACTAAAATTAAAACGCCCGTTGTGATTATTATTGGAGTGGTTTTGGGGTTGATATTTTAA
- the dnaB gene encoding replicative DNA helicase, whose translation MIPDNDTPYNKPTTNERRSRITNPTPYSGLGKLPPQAVDLEEAVLGALMLEKDALSSVIDILKPEVFYKDNHQKIFAAIRHLFERTSPVDILTVTAQLRQQGELEMIGGAYYITELTNRVASAANIEYHSRIIIQKFIQRELIRISTEVINNAYEDTTDVLDLLDKAEKNLFDIAQNNLRRDSRKMDDIIHETLKEMEALKDKKDGLTGVASGFTDLDRMTSGWQRSDLVIIAARPAMGKTAFVLSCARNAAVDFSKPVVVFSLEMSSVQLVNRLISGETQIEQEKIRKGNLEEWEWQQIHSKIGRLEQAPLIIDDTPALNIFEFRAKCRRLKSQHDIQLIIIDYLQLMQGKGSDGKGGGNREQEIGSISRALKSVAKELNVPVIALSQLSRAVENRPGASKRPMLSDLRESGSIEQDADMVLFLYRPEYYGMTEDENGMPTQGVGEVIIAKHRNGETGTVRLKFVGKYVKFTDLDQGMDNFAPQGGNAFAGLNPSQDFEKPSNFIIRPSRMDDMDDEPF comes from the coding sequence ATGATTCCTGATAACGATACACCCTATAACAAGCCGACAACCAACGAACGCCGAAGCCGGATCACCAACCCCACTCCCTATAGCGGGCTTGGTAAATTGCCCCCGCAGGCCGTCGACCTGGAGGAAGCAGTTTTAGGCGCTTTGATGCTGGAGAAGGACGCTCTTTCATCCGTTATCGACATCCTCAAACCCGAGGTTTTTTACAAGGATAATCACCAAAAGATATTTGCGGCCATACGACATTTATTTGAGCGCACGTCGCCTGTGGATATTCTGACTGTAACTGCTCAGCTGCGCCAGCAGGGCGAGCTGGAAATGATCGGCGGGGCATACTATATCACCGAATTGACCAACCGCGTGGCCTCGGCCGCCAATATCGAATACCACTCGCGTATCATTATCCAGAAATTCATACAGCGCGAATTGATCCGCATCTCCACCGAGGTGATCAATAACGCCTACGAAGATACCACCGATGTGCTTGACCTGCTGGATAAAGCCGAAAAGAACCTGTTCGATATAGCCCAGAACAACCTTCGCCGCGACTCGCGCAAGATGGACGACATCATACACGAAACACTGAAAGAGATGGAAGCGCTGAAGGATAAGAAAGACGGCCTGACAGGTGTCGCCTCCGGCTTTACAGATCTGGACAGGATGACCTCGGGCTGGCAGCGCTCCGACCTGGTTATCATCGCCGCCCGCCCTGCAATGGGTAAAACGGCCTTTGTATTAAGCTGCGCGCGCAATGCTGCGGTCGACTTTAGCAAGCCGGTTGTTGTATTCTCTCTCGAGATGTCCTCAGTTCAATTGGTAAATCGTCTAATATCCGGCGAAACGCAGATAGAGCAGGAAAAGATCCGTAAGGGCAACCTGGAAGAATGGGAATGGCAGCAGATACACTCCAAAATAGGCAGGCTGGAACAGGCCCCACTGATCATTGATGATACCCCCGCATTAAATATTTTCGAATTCAGGGCCAAATGCCGCCGTCTGAAGTCGCAGCACGATATACAACTGATCATTATAGATTACCTGCAGTTGATGCAGGGCAAAGGCAGTGACGGTAAAGGAGGCGGCAACCGTGAGCAGGAGATCGGCAGTATATCACGTGCGTTAAAATCGGTTGCAAAGGAATTGAATGTTCCGGTTATAGCTCTTTCGCAGTTAAGCCGCGCCGTTGAAAACCGCCCGGGCGCCTCCAAACGGCCAATGCTATCAGACTTGCGTGAATCGGGCTCTATAGAGCAGGACGCGGATATGGTATTGTTCCTTTACCGACCCGAATATTACGGTATGACGGAGGACGAAAACGGTATGCCAACCCAGGGCGTCGGCGAAGTTATCATTGCCAAGCATCGTAACGGCGAGACCGGTACCGTACGCCTGAAATTCGTTGGTAAGTATGTTAAATTTACTGACCTTGACCAAGGCATGGATAATTTCGCGCCGCAGGGAGGCAACGCCTTCGCCGGGCTAAACCCATCGCAAGATTTTGAAAAGCCAAGCAACTTTATCATTCGCCCTTCAAGGATGGATGATATGGATGATGAGCCCTTTTAA